CTTGGGCCCGAGGGTGAGGTGATTGCCGCACAGCGTGCTCAGCCCGATTACGTGGACGCCTTCCTGGAGCGCCGCGTCGACGATGTCTTCGGGGAAGCTGTTGCCCAGGTAAACCACCTCTACGCCCGCGTCGCGCAGGAACCGGGACACCATCACGGCGCCGCGCCAGTGGATGTCGAGCCCGAGTTTTGCAATGAGAACCTTCGGTTTGTCTGCCATCGTCTACTCCTCCGTTGTGGCCTCGCTCTTGAACAGGGAGATCGTCTACTTCAAGGGGAACTTCCAGAGCCCGAACTCCTGGCGGTACACCTCCTGAATCTCGCCGAGCGTGGCAAACGCGCGCACCGCGTCCATGACGTAGGGCATCACGTTTTCGGACGTGTGGCATGCCTCGCGCAGCTTGCTCAGGCACTTCTTCACCTGATCGTTGTTCCGGGTCTCCCGCAGGGTTCGCAGCTTGTCCACCTGGGTGGCGCAGACGTTCGGGGGGTATCGGAAGACCTCGATCTGCTCGGCTTCCCGGCCTTCCTGCGGAAAGTAGTTCACCCCCACGACCTTGCGGTCTCCGCTCTCGATCGCCCGCTGCGTCTCGTAAGCGTAATTCGCGATCTCCCGGTGCATCCAGCCAGACTCCACTGCCGACACCAGCCCGCCCATCTGATCCATCTTGGCGATGTACGCCTTGATCCGGTCGGCCATCTCGGTCGTCAGGTACTCCACGAAATAGGAGCCGCCGAGGGGATCGACCGTGTTCACGACGTTGGTCTCCACGCCGAGGATCTGCTGGGTCCGCAAGGAGATCAGGGACGCCTCCTCCGTGGGAGCCGAGTAGGCTTCGTCGTAGGAGTCGATGTGCATGGACTGGGCGCCGCCGAGGATGGCCGCCAGGCCCTGGATCGCGGAGCGTGCCACGTTGTTGAGCGGCTCCACCGCGGTCAGGGTGATCCCGGCGGTCTGGACGTGGAAGCGCATGTGCATGGACCGCTCCTTCTGCGCCTTGAAGCGGTCCTTCATGATCTCGTAGTACACCCGGCGCGACGCCCTGCACTTGGCAATTTCTTCGAAGAAGTCGTTGAAGAGATCCCAGAAGAACGAGAGTCGCGGGCCGAAGTCGTCCGGGGCGAGGCCTCGCCGGATCAGCTCCTCCGAGGTCGCAATGGCGTTGGAGAGGGCGACCCCGACCTCGGTCACGGCGTCGGTGCCGGCCTCCCGCAGGTTGTAGCCGTTGTAGCTGATGGGGTTCCAGCGGGGCAGGTTTCGGACGGACCACTCGACCGCGTCGCACTGCAAGCGGAAGGAAGACCGGGGCGGGAGTGTCTCGGGTCCGCTGCCGACGCAGGTCTCCATGATGAAGTCGTTTTGATTCGTGCCGGACAGCTTGGCGAAGGGGATCCCCCGCTTCTCCGCGGCGACGGCGTACATGGCCAGTATGACCGTCGTGGTGCTGGGCAGGTGCGTCACGACCGAGACCGAGACCTGGTCGATGGGAATCCCCTCGTAGAGCTCCTCGATGTCCATGACGGAGTCGACGCAGCAGCCGCAGTCTCCCACGTTGCCCTGGGCCTCCTTGCTGTCGGAGTCGTAGCCCCGGATCGTGGGGAGGTCGAAGAGGGTGTTGACGCCCGTGGCGCCGTGGGCGAGCAGGAACTTGAAGCGCTTGTTGAGGTCGGCGGGGGACCCGAAGCCCGCGAGCTGGCGCTGGGTGAACAGACGGCCCCGGTACATGTTGGGGTAGACCCCGCGGACGAACGGGGGGCGCCCCGAGAACCCGAGGTCCCGGCCGTAGTCCAGGTGCTCGACGTCGAGCGGGGTATACAGGAGCTTCATGGGGATGCCCGACTCGGTCTGGTACCCTGCCTCGTCCGCGACCCCCTTGGCGCTCTGTGTCCGCCAGGCTTCGTACCCCTCGTGGACCTTGTCCAGGCTCTTGCGATCGAAAAGCGACATTTCTAGCCTCCTCTTTGCGTGCGTTTCGGGTTTGCCATCTCTTCGCGGGGCGTCTGGGTGTCGGTGGTCCGTCGGGGGCTGACCGGGCGACGATGTGGCGATGGAAGGCTCTCGGGAGGGACTCCCGCCCCCTCCTTGCCGCGCCCTCCCCGGTCCCGGGGCGGTTTGCCCGAAGCGGCGGGCGCGTCGGCTCCCGAGACCGCCCGGCGGGCCTTGTGGGCCATTTGCGGGAACAGGTGCTGCCAGACCATGCGTCCGGCATCATAGGTGTCGATGTCTCCCTCCTCGACCCCCCTGCGGATCGCGCTGCCCTCTTCGTCGGAGGTCAGATACTCGGAGACCAGACGGGAGAAACTCTCTTCCATCAGGCGGTCCAACGACCTCGCCCGCCGGGCCTTGCGCAGGGTCTCGATCTCCCCCGTGTCGACCAGGTGCCGGTATCTCTCGATGAGGTGGGCGCCGAGCTCGGGAACCCCGGTACCCCGGCTCGCGACCGTCGGGACGACCGGCGCAATCCAGCTCCCCTCGGCGTAGGTCGCGACGTCCTGCCGCAAGGACTGGACGGCCTGCTCCGCCTCCGGGTTGTCGGCCTTGTTCACGACGAAGATATGGCCGATCTCCATGATTCCGGCCTTGGCCACCTGGATCTGGTCGCCGAGGCCGGGTACGGTCACGAGCACCACGGTGTCGGCCATGCCGATCACCTCCACCTCGGTCTGCCCCACGCCCACCGTCTCCACCAGCACGATCTCCTTGCCGGAAGCCTGGAGGAGGTCTACCACGTCCCGGGCCGCGGAGGCGGTGCCGCCCAGGTGTCCCCGGGTGGCCATGCTGCGGATGAAGCATCCCTTGCGCTTGCTGAGGTTCGTGAATCGGACCCGGTCTCCCAGGAGCGCGCCGCCCCGGAAGGGGCTCGACGGATCGATGCAGACGACGCCTAGGGTGTATCCCTGGTCGAGGAGCCAGCACCCCAGGGTGTCGATCAGCGTGCTCTTTCCTGCCCCCGGCACCCCGGTGATCCCCACGATGTACGCGTTGCGGCGCAGGCGGGAGCAGGCCCGCAGGAGCTCGTGCTTCTCGGGCGCGTCATTGCCGTTCTCGATGAGGTTCGCCAACCGCCCAGTGGCCAGGACGTCGCCCTGGAGAAATCGCTCGAAGTACTGGGACCACGTCGCCGCCACGGAAACCCTCCTAGATCATCCGTTCCTGTCCTGCCCAGTACTTTTGCTTGACGAGCCGCTTGAGAATCTTGCCGGTAGCGGTCTTGGGCAGATCGTCCGCAAAGTCGACCGACCGCGGGCGCTTGTAGCCCGCGAGCCTGCCCTTGCAGAACTCCAGGATCTCCTCTTCCGATGTCTGGGCGTCTTCCTTGAGGACCACCACGGCTTTGACTTCCTCGCCCCACTTCTCGTTGGGAACTCCCACGACGGCGACCTCGGCTACGGCCGGGTGCTGTACCAGGACCTCTTCGATCTCGAGCGGGTAGATGTTTTCTCCCCCGCTGATGATCATGTCGTTCTTGCGATCGGCCAGGAAATAGAAGCCTTCCTCGTCGATAAAGGCCATGTCGCCCGCGGTGACCCACTCGCCGTCGATGGCGCTCTTGGACTTTTCCGGGTCCTTGTAGTACCCGGCGAAGGCCGCAGGAGTCTTGGCCCACAGGGTGCCGATCTTGCCGGGCTCGGTGACGAGATTGCCGTCCTCGTCGACGAGCTTGATGGTGATGCCGGGGTTGGGGAGTCCGATGGAGCGGACCTTTCGCTTCTGGTCTTTGTGACGAAGCGTCGTGAGTGCGCCCGTCTCCGTGGAGCCGTATCCTTCGCTGAAGCTCGCTTTGCGGAAGAACTCGAGGGCGGCTTCCTTGGTTTTGGTGTGCAGGGGCGCCGAGGAGCTGCCGAGCGACGTGAGCGACGTGATGTCGTAGCGGGCCCGCACCTCCTCGGGAAGGTCGAGGATCCGGGTGATCATGGTGGGGACCATGGAGGAGGTCGTCACCTGTTCCTTCGCGATCGTCGAGAGGACCTTTTCCGGGTCGAACTTGCCGGACGGGAAGACGACGTTGGTCCCACCCATCCAAAGGGTGATCAGGGTGGCCCAGATGCTGTTGGAGTGGCACAGGGGCATGATCGCCAGGAATACCCGCTGGGTCATGTCGACGCCTTTGCGGCCGGCGTTGCGCAGGACGGCGTTCTTGACGACCTCGAGGGTGTTTCGCGTCTTGATCATGGCCCCCTTGGGAAATCCGGTCGTTCCCGAGGTGTAGCCGAAGTAGAAGATGTCCGCCTCGCTCAGTTCCACCTCGGGCTCGGTGTCGGGCATTTGTTGAATGAAGTCCTCATAGGACTGGAAGCCCTCGGGCACGTCGGGACCGACAACAAGTATGTTTTCCTTGCTCAAGCGCGACATCTTGCTAAGGTCGAGTGACTTCAGAAGGTTGTCGCCAACGACGAGAGCGATTGCATCAGAGTTGTCGATCACGTATGTAAGTTCCTTGTCGACCAAGCGAAAGTTGACAGGAACGGATATCGCTCCGATGCGCGCGAGGCCGTTGTACATCTCGATGAATTCGAGATTGTTGTGCATGAGAAGGGCAACTTTTTCCTGTCGTTTCACTCCGATGCGGAGCATGGCATGGGCAAGCTTGTTTGCCCTCCGGTTCAATTCCTCGTAGGTCAGTCGTCGGTCCTCGAAGACCACAGCGACCTTGTTCGGATACTTCCAGGAGTTGATTCGGAGGCCGTCGCCAAGGTTCATGGTTCATCTCCCTGTCAGGAATCGGCTGTCCCCGTGGTCATGGTCCGCATTCTACGGAGGACAGACGAAACGGTGTTTTTGCCACCCAGGATCGATAGCAAGGCGTGTGCCACCGATCCGAGGGCTCGCGATCGCCGGGACCCCGTGCGAAAACACCGGCTACGTGGGGTCTGCCTGCACCATGGACCCTCCCGGTGCCGCCTCGAAATATCGTTTGTTCCTGCATGAAACGGCCCGGCGCCGGGCATGCCATCCTGAAACATGTTTGCACGTATGCGCACAAGCGGGCGGACACGGAGTGGTACGCCGATGTCCAACGCGCACGCCCCCGCCGGCAGAACCGGCGGGGGCGTGGGAAGCCCGAGGCAGGGTGCCCGGATCGGCTGCGGTTCAGCCGGCCTGAACGGCCCTGCACGGGGCGGATGCGGTGTCGTCCAGGCTTTGGGCGTCGCGCAGGCCGCGGTTGACCTTGATGGCGCAGAACTCGCCGCACATGGTGCAGACTTCGGCGTCGGCGGGGGCGCACCGCGCTCGTATGGAGCGGGCACGGGCTGGGTCGACGGCCAGCTGAATTTGACGTTCCCAGTCCAGTGCCGCCCGAGCCCTGGCCATGGTGTCGTCCCACTCCCGCGCGCCCGGCACGCCTTTGGCCACGTCGGCGGCGTGGCCCGCGATCCGCGAGGCGATGACACCCTCGCGGACGTCCTCGATCGTGGGGAGGCCCAGGTGCTCGGACGGGGTCACGTAGCAGAGGATGTCGGCCCCCGCCATGGCCGCGATGGCGCCGCCGATGGCGGAGGTGATGTGGTCATAGCCCGGGGCCACGTCCGTGACGAGCGGCCCCAGGACGTAGAAGGGGGCGCCGTGGCACAGGCGCTTTTGCAGCAGGACGTTGGCCTGGATCTGGTCCAGGGGGACGTGTCCCGGTCCCTCGATCATGACTTGCACCCCTGCTTCCCAGGCGCGCCGGGTGAGCTCGCCCAGCACGAGCAGTTCGTGGATCTGCCCCCGATCGGTCGCGTCGGCGAGAGAACCTGGGCGAAATCCGTCGCCCAGGCTCAGGACGACCTCGTGGGCCCGGCAGATTTCGAGGAGCCGGTCGAAGTGCTCGTGGAGCGGATTCTCGGCGTCGTTGTGCTGCATCCACCCCACCGTGAAGGACCCGCCTCGGCTGACGACCCCCAGCAGCCTCGGCTGGTCCAGGAGGTGCTCCACGCCCTTGCGGGTGATCCCGCAGTGAACGGTCACGAAGTCCACGCCCTCCCGGGCTTGTTGATCCACGACCCGGAAGATGTCGTCGGCGGACATCTGGAGAAGAGACCTTCCGCCTTCGACGGCCTGCACCGCGGCCTGGTAGATCGGCACCGTGCCCACGGGCGCGGGGCAGGATGCGAGGATCCGCCGGCGGATCTCGACCAGGGGGCCGCCGGTCGAGAGGTCCATGACCGTATCGGCGCCCGCTGCCAGGGCGGCCTGCAACTTCTTCAGTTCCAGGTCGGGATCCATCTGGTCCTTGGATGTCCCGATGTTGGCATTGACCTTGGTGCGCAGTCCCTTCCCAATCGCAAGGGGCCGGGCGTTTTGCCTTCGCCGGTTCTTGCAGACGATCGCTTCTCCGCGCGCGATCGCCTCCGCCAGGCTCTCCGGATCCACCTTCTCTGCTGCGGCAGCAGCCTGAACCTCCAGGGGAATTGCGCCGCTTCGCACCGTTTCCAAGATCGTCACCGCGTCACCTCACGTTCCCTCGGTGGCACCGCCTCGGCGGCCGCCCGTTGGACTGTCCTTGTGTCCTGCACTGAGCAGCCGATGGTCTATCCCCAGCGTCTCGAAGCGCCGGTACAGGGTCGACCGGGAGATTCCCAGAGCCTCGGCCACACGGCCGACTTTTCCATAGCGAGCCAGGGCGCGCAGGATGAGGTCGCGCTCCTGCTCTCGGAGGCTGTGTCTGTTTCCCCTCCTGCTGTTGGTCCTGCCTTCTTCCTTCCCGGGCCGGCAGCACGGGGAGCGGCCCGCTTCCGGGCGCGCGACGGCAACTTCCCCGGGCAGGTCTGCCAGACCGATCTCCCCGGTGCTGCACACCACGGCCGCCTCCAACACGTTTCGCAGTTCCCGGGCGTTTCCTGGCCAGTCGTAGTGCTCGAGGGCCTTCATCGCCTCCGGCGAGATCGTCTTCTCGGGCAGGTCGTACTGCGCACAGAAGGCCTGGGCGAACTGCTCGGCGAGGGGGAAGATGTCCTCGCGGCGCTCTCGAAGGGGCGGAATGGTGAAACGTGCGCCCGCCAGGCGATAGTAGAGATCCGAGCGGAACGTCCCCTGCTCCACCAACTCCTGCAAGGGGCGGATGGTAGCGGCCACGACCCGGCAGTCCACGGCAACTTCACGCTCCGACCCCACGGGCCGAAAGCTCTTGGCTTCCAGGACCCGAAGCAGCCCCGCCTGCATGTCCAGGGGCATCTCCCCGATCTCGTCCAGAAAGAGGGTGCCCCCGTTTGCCCCCTCGAGCAGCCCCCTACGCCCCTCCGCCACCGCCCCCGTGAAGGCTCCCCGTTCGTACCCGAAAAACGTGCTCTCGAAGAGACGCTTGCTGATCGCCCCGCAGTTCATCGCGACGAGGGGCCCGGAACGCCGGGGGCTCTCCTGGTGAATGGATCGGGCCAGCACTTCCTTGCCCGTGCCCGTCTCTCCGGCGAGCAGGACGTTGAGGTCGGTTCTGGCCACCTTGGCAAGGCCCGTAAGGACCCTCCACAGGGGGGCGTGCCGCGTCAGGAAGTCGCCCCACCGCATCACCTCCGTCAGGGGACCAGGGGCCCGCGGTTTCGGCGCAGGGGCAGGCGTGCTCAAGGGCGGGCGCCGCGCCGGCAAGCGCGTGTCCCCTGTCCAGGCTGAACTCCAGCACGTCGCCTCTTCTCCCGGAGCCGCACGGTCGACTCCGGGCCCAAGGTGTTGCTCGGCCACCGTTGGCTTCTCACCGTCTCGCCCTCTGCGGCGTGCAGGGTCTCCCCCCGTGGCCAGAGGACTGGCGATCACCCGTTCGCCTCCTGTTTGCTCCGACTCCGGCAGCCGGCGTTCTCTCCGGCTCTCTGATCGAAATCCGGCTCGCTCGAGGCGAGCGGATCGACACGTTGCTCTTAGGCGCCCACTGCGTCAAGCCCCGCTTCCTCGGACCGGTGGCCGGGCGATGGGCCGATGCGCCTTACTCGCTCTTGCGCCGGCGCGCCGCACCTTCGCCGCGGTCCATGCGGTCCATGCGGGCCAACGGCAGATCGACTGTCTTGCGCGCGGCGCCCTTTCGGGCGGGGTGGGCTGCGGGGGCGGCGGCCTTTGGGGCGGTCTTGGGCTTGTTGCCGTTGCCGGCGGGGGGCTGTGCCGCCCGGGGCGTCTCGGCCTGGCGCAGCTTGTCCTCGTAGCAGTCGACGCAGATCTCGCGCCCGGCATACTGCTTCTCGACCTGGCTCAGGGTGGCCGGCTTGTACTTGCCCGGCGTGGCCCAGAACATCTGGGACGGCCCGTAGGGGGGCACGTGGGAGAGGTCGTCGCCGGCGATGTTCCACTCCACGGGGTGGTGGATGGGGCGGCCCGCCTTGGTGGTCCACACCGGGAGCGTTCGCTCCATGACCCACTCGAACACGCGCCCGAGCTCCAGCATCCGGTCGATGTCGATGCCCGTGGCGATCCCCATCTCGTCGAGCGCCACCAGAGCGTCTTCCGAGGCGCAGTTGCCCACCTCGTAGGAGTTGGTGTAGAGGGGTCCCGTTCCGATACCCGGCACGCCGTTGACGATGAAGGAGGGCTGCCCGCCCCCCGACCCCAGCGACGCCTCCACGATGCGCGCACCCCCCTGGATGGCGGCCACGGTGTTGGCGATCGACATGCCCCGCGCCTCGTGGAAGTGGGCGATGCGGTACTTGAGCTCGGCGTCGTAGCGCCCGTAGCGGTCCACCAGCGCCGCCATGTACTCGTAGCTGCGCCGCGGGTTGGACTCCCCCGAGGTGTCGCAGGGGGTGAACCGGCGGATCCCCAGGTCCATCCCTTGGTCCATGAGCTCGAAGGTGTTCTCGATGGGGATGGGTCCGGCGCACGCCGACCCGTAGGTGCACGCGATCGCCATGTCGATGAGGAAGCCGTTTTCCTTGGCGATGCGCACCATCTCCGGGATCTCCTTGAAGTACTCCTGCCGGGTGCGGCCCGAGTTGCGGCACCCGTGCAGGTCCTCCGCCGAGATCGTAAACGCCACGCTCGTGGGCCCGAACCCCTTCTGGGCGCACTCGGCTGCCCGCTCGAAGGCCTTGATGGTCATGCCGTAGCACTTGAGGTGGACGTTGTTCTCCTTGACCGACTTCAGCGAGCTGACCTGCTTGAGCACTTCCTCGGCGTCGCGCGCCTGGGGCAGGAGCTTGGGATGGGCGAAGTTGGTCACCTCGATGTAGCGATAGCCGGCTTTGACCAGCCGGTCGGCAAACCACACCTTGGTCTCGGTGGGGATCACCTTGTCGGCGTGCTGCAAGCC
The sequence above is drawn from the Thermodesulfobacteriota bacterium genome and encodes:
- the thiC gene encoding phosphomethylpyrimidine synthase ThiC, with translation MTILETVRSGAIPLEVQAAAAAEKVDPESLAEAIARGEAIVCKNRRRQNARPLAIGKGLRTKVNANIGTSKDQMDPDLELKKLQAALAAGADTVMDLSTGGPLVEIRRRILASCPAPVGTVPIYQAAVQAVEGGRSLLQMSADDIFRVVDQQAREGVDFVTVHCGITRKGVEHLLDQPRLLGVVSRGGSFTVGWMQHNDAENPLHEHFDRLLEICRAHEVVLSLGDGFRPGSLADATDRGQIHELLVLGELTRRAWEAGVQVMIEGPGHVPLDQIQANVLLQKRLCHGAPFYVLGPLVTDVAPGYDHITSAIGGAIAAMAGADILCYVTPSEHLGLPTIEDVREGVIASRIAGHAADVAKGVPGAREWDDTMARARAALDWERQIQLAVDPARARSIRARCAPADAEVCTMCGEFCAIKVNRGLRDAQSLDDTASAPCRAVQAG
- a CDS encoding methylmalonyl-CoA mutase family protein, whose protein sequence is MSLFDRKSLDKVHEGYEAWRTQSAKGVADEAGYQTESGIPMKLLYTPLDVEHLDYGRDLGFSGRPPFVRGVYPNMYRGRLFTQRQLAGFGSPADLNKRFKFLLAHGATGVNTLFDLPTIRGYDSDSKEAQGNVGDCGCCVDSVMDIEELYEGIPIDQVSVSVVTHLPSTTTVILAMYAVAAEKRGIPFAKLSGTNQNDFIMETCVGSGPETLPPRSSFRLQCDAVEWSVRNLPRWNPISYNGYNLREAGTDAVTEVGVALSNAIATSEELIRRGLAPDDFGPRLSFFWDLFNDFFEEIAKCRASRRVYYEIMKDRFKAQKERSMHMRFHVQTAGITLTAVEPLNNVARSAIQGLAAILGGAQSMHIDSYDEAYSAPTEEASLISLRTQQILGVETNVVNTVDPLGGSYFVEYLTTEMADRIKAYIAKMDQMGGLVSAVESGWMHREIANYAYETQRAIESGDRKVVGVNYFPQEGREAEQIEVFRYPPNVCATQVDKLRTLRETRNNDQVKKCLSKLREACHTSENVMPYVMDAVRAFATLGEIQEVYRQEFGLWKFPLK
- the meaB gene encoding methylmalonyl Co-A mutase-associated GTPase MeaB, coding for MAATWSQYFERFLQGDVLATGRLANLIENGNDAPEKHELLRACSRLRRNAYIVGITGVPGAGKSTLIDTLGCWLLDQGYTLGVVCIDPSSPFRGGALLGDRVRFTNLSKRKGCFIRSMATRGHLGGTASAARDVVDLLQASGKEIVLVETVGVGQTEVEVIGMADTVVLVTVPGLGDQIQVAKAGIMEIGHIFVVNKADNPEAEQAVQSLRQDVATYAEGSWIAPVVPTVASRGTGVPELGAHLIERYRHLVDTGEIETLRKARRARSLDRLMEESFSRLVSEYLTSDEEGSAIRRGVEEGDIDTYDAGRMVWQHLFPQMAHKARRAVSGADAPAASGKPPRDRGGRGKEGAGVPPESLPSPHRRPVSPRRTTDTQTPREEMANPKRTQRGG
- a CDS encoding long-chain-fatty-acid--CoA ligase, with translation MNLGDGLRINSWKYPNKVAVVFEDRRLTYEELNRRANKLAHAMLRIGVKRQEKVALLMHNNLEFIEMYNGLARIGAISVPVNFRLVDKELTYVIDNSDAIALVVGDNLLKSLDLSKMSRLSKENILVVGPDVPEGFQSYEDFIQQMPDTEPEVELSEADIFYFGYTSGTTGFPKGAMIKTRNTLEVVKNAVLRNAGRKGVDMTQRVFLAIMPLCHSNSIWATLITLWMGGTNVVFPSGKFDPEKVLSTIAKEQVTTSSMVPTMITRILDLPEEVRARYDITSLTSLGSSSAPLHTKTKEAALEFFRKASFSEGYGSTETGALTTLRHKDQKRKVRSIGLPNPGITIKLVDEDGNLVTEPGKIGTLWAKTPAAFAGYYKDPEKSKSAIDGEWVTAGDMAFIDEEGFYFLADRKNDMIISGGENIYPLEIEEVLVQHPAVAEVAVVGVPNEKWGEEVKAVVVLKEDAQTSEEEILEFCKGRLAGYKRPRSVDFADDLPKTATGKILKRLVKQKYWAGQERMI
- a CDS encoding sigma 54-interacting transcriptional regulator, whose translation is MRWGDFLTRHAPLWRVLTGLAKVARTDLNVLLAGETGTGKEVLARSIHQESPRRSGPLVAMNCGAISKRLFESTFFGYERGAFTGAVAEGRRGLLEGANGGTLFLDEIGEMPLDMQAGLLRVLEAKSFRPVGSEREVAVDCRVVAATIRPLQELVEQGTFRSDLYYRLAGARFTIPPLRERREDIFPLAEQFAQAFCAQYDLPEKTISPEAMKALEHYDWPGNARELRNVLEAAVVCSTGEIGLADLPGEVAVARPEAGRSPCCRPGKEEGRTNSRRGNRHSLREQERDLILRALARYGKVGRVAEALGISRSTLYRRFETLGIDHRLLSAGHKDSPTGGRRGGATEGT
- a CDS encoding cobalamin-dependent protein (Presence of a B(12) (cobalamin)-binding domain implies dependence on cobalamin itself, in one of its several forms, or in some unusual lineages, dependence on a cobalamin-like analog.), coding for MADKPKVLIAKLGLDIHWRGAVMVSRFLRDAGVEVVYLGNSFPEDIVDAALQEGVHVIGLSTLCGNHLTLGPK